The DNA region TCTTCCATATAGGATGATAAGTGTTTTAATGTACATTCTTTTGGTAATTGTGGTACGACATCTGGTGTTATATGGGTATATAAAGTGTGTGATCTTCCGATTTTTAAGTATGGTTCTGATACCCAGAAACGATATATTTGtgattttattatttgatcAATTTTAGCTACTATTAAACTTGGATCTTGTCTTAATTTTGTGGCAAAGTTGTTTCTGcattcatttaatataccatgtaaaaataataatggtTTGGATTCTACAGCATTTAATGTGTTGTTGTAAACAGCGATGGTACATTGGTCCCATATTTCTCTCAAGGCctaaacaaataaaaaataaaatataaatatatatatatatatatatattatatgtgagtaattttttttttttttttttcatttttatgaacaggtcatgtaaaaaaaaaaaaaaagaaagaaaaatttaTGAACCGTTCaggtaaaaaaaaatacaaacaaactatacatatatataaataaataaatatatatatatatatatatatatatatatatatttatttatttatttatccctttgaattatatttacCTTTTCTGTTTTTCTTTCGATGGTGTTATCTCCAACAATTTCTCTTACTAACAATACCCACCACATACGTGACCATCTTAAAACTTTTCTATAACGaatgaatttttttaatttgtgAATTATTTTAGTAAATGGGTTTTTTACTCCGTGTTCATAAAGATCTTTAATGGTTAAACTGTAAAGATGGTGGTagaaagaaataaaaagatttaaaaagaaaattacgatataaattaaataaaataagtacatataaaagaatataaaattatttattaatttaattatatacacatcaaataaatataaattttttttttttttttttatttttctttttatgtGTGAGAAATTACCTAATTGGATCTTTAATAACGGCGGTTAAGGCACTTGTTGCTGCTAAATCTCCATATCCATTATCACAAACTACAGTgtttgtatttttatatacgaagaataacaaaaaaaaggaaaatatataactgactttcattttcaaaaaaaataaaaaaaaataaaagaatagAAATGAAAATTGAGAAAgttgaaataaataaaacaataaaCAATGACACAAAGAAAGTGTGGTATGAAAAgtttatgttttatattattatcaaatattaataaatataacaaaaaggaaataatacaaatataaaatattatgtataattatatttattgtttatattttaatgatatgaaaaaaaaaaaaaaaaaaaattagaaatataataatatggtaatatatgttatattattattccacatatattaaaatataatatattatttataatattataagtaatatatatatatatatgtatcaattttatatgaaatttatataatacaaatatttatattaatataataactAAAAAGTagaaattataattaaataacaaaaaaCATGTTctaaaaaattacaaaaaagaatcagaaaatattatatattatagtaGAAATAACATGTAtacaatatttttcattctcaacttgtatatttaaaaaaagaaatagtgaaaaataatatattgctattaatataatagatgatcaaaaaaaaaaaaaaagaagtaattatatatatatatatatatatatatatttataatttttttttttatttttttcaatatattggaatttatatatttaattatatacatata from Plasmodium gaboni strain SY75 chromosome 14, whole genome shotgun sequence includes:
- a CDS encoding exported protein 2, whose amino-acid sequence is MKVSYIFSFFLLFFVYKNTNTVVCDNGYGDLAATSALTAVIKDPISLTIKDLYEHGVKNPFTKIIHKLKKFIRYRKVLRWSRMWWVLLVREIVGDNTIERKTEKALREIWDQCTIAVYNNTLNAVESKPLLFLHGILNECRNNFATKLRQDPSLIVAKIDQIIKSQIYRFWVSEPYLKIGRSHTLYTHITPDVVPQLPKECTLKHLSSYMEEKLKTMESKKNIESGKYEFDVDSSETDSTKDDSKPDDDDDDDDDNFDDDTVEEDEASGDLFKDEKNDEKKE